From Solanum lycopersicum chromosome 4, SLM_r2.1:
AATTAGGCCAGGGACATTCGATAAGGAGGGATTGAAATAGGTTGCGTATTCGACAATAAGTCTATGTTGAAATCAATCTCCCGTTCGAGAGAAATTCCAGGAAGATCATCGGGAAAGATCTCTGGAAATTCCCTAACTACGGGTACCGACTCTATTGGAGGGACCTCGGATTCAAAATCTCTACCTCTCACTATATGGTAAATACTTCCCTTTGCAATCACCTTGCAAGATTTTAGACATGAAATGATATTACCCTTAGGATTTGAGTTCCCTCCCTTCCATTGAAaaacgggttcatttggaaacgGAATTTTGACtacccttgtcctacaatcaatagaagcaaagcaagcatgcaaccgATTCATTCCAAATATGACATCAATATTTAGCATATGAAgttctatcaagtcaacaaatGCAACTCTATTGGGCAAGGAAATAGGACAACCTTTATAGACTCTATCAACCACCATGGAAGcacccaccggggtagaaaTCAAAAAAGGTTCGTCTAATATGTCGGGTAGTATATCAAACTTCATTGCTACAAGAAGGGTCACAAATGACGATGTAGGTCCTGGATCCAACAAAGCGTATACttcaaaggaaaataattttaacataacaGTGACCACGTCCACTGAGCTCTCTTGATCACTTTGGGATTGGAGAGCATAGAAACGGTTCTTCTTTAGAGCATCTAGATTTGGGGCACTTGCTTGATCTTGAGAATTTTTCCTTACTTGAGACTTTATCATAGGGAA
This genomic window contains:
- the LOC101250208 gene encoding uncharacterized protein, which codes for MTNAKRLVLVLFEEVDADNDEGVLWVVTNLAMNSRRNNARKFGEENLNEADLAAYQLEDLDRVWYDQLKNERPIIKGQITWGALKTAFLGRFFLLELRERKIQEFINLDQGDMSIKDYSLKFTQLSKYAPTIVADSSAKMNKFVNGISDLVVNECRSSMLIPRMDISRLMVHVEQIEDQKLKQVGRELKKGKVPTPKPQEGKGGRSYVEKFLCAKCDSINDGKLLVGTGNCYGCGKSSYMKRYFPMIKSQVRKNSQDQASAPNLDALKKNRFYALQSQSDQESSVDVVTVMLKLFSFEVYALLDPGPTSSFVTLLVAMKFDILPDILDEPFLISTPVGASMVVDRVYKGCPISLPNRVAFVDLIELHMLNIDVIFGMNRLHACFASIDCRTRVVKIPFPNEPVFQWKGGNSNPKGNIISCLKSCKVIAKGSIYHIVRGRDFESEVPPIESVPVVREFPEIFPDDLPGISLEREIDFNIDLLSNTQPISIPPYRMSLA